One genomic region from Phocoena sinus isolate mPhoSin1 chromosome 21, mPhoSin1.pri, whole genome shotgun sequence encodes:
- the PLAT gene encoding tissue-type plasminogen activator has product MNAVKREILCVLLLCGAVFSSPSQEIHRRLRRGARSHRGGVTCRDEKTQMTYLQHESWLRPLLRGNRVEHCWCNGGRAQCHSVPVNSCSKPRCFNRGTCWQALYSSEFVCQCPEGFIGKRCEIDASATCYKDQGITYRGTWSTAESGAECVNWNSSSLAMKPYSGRRPDAIRLGLGNHNYCRNPDQDLKPWCYVFKAGKYISEFCSTPACGKEKDGDCYQGKGLAYRGTHSLTTSGASCLPWSSMILMGKIYTAWKSNAQALGLGKHNHCRNPDGDAQPWCHVLKDRQLTWEYCDVPQCVTCGLRQYKQPQLRIKGGLFADITSHPWQAAIFTRNRRSPGERFLCGGVLISSCWVLSAAHCFQERYPPNHLKVVLGRTYRLVPGKEEQTFEVEKYIVHKEFDDDTYNNDIALLQLKSDSLTCALESNAVRTVCLPDAGLQLPDWTECELSGYGKHEASSPFYSERLKEAHVRLYPSSRCTSQYLFNRTVTNNMLCAGDTRSGGDQPNLHDACQGDSGGPLVCMKDDHMILVGIISWGLGCGQKGVPGVYTKVTNYLDWVRDNTRP; this is encoded by the exons ATGAACGCAGTGAAGAGAGAGATCTTGTGTGTGCTGCTGCTCTGTGGAGCTGTCTTCAGTTCACCCAGCCAG GAAATCCACAGGCGACTCAGGAGAGGAGCCAGATCGCACAGAGGTGGAG TGACCTGCAGAGACGAGAAGACACAGATGACGTACCTGCAACATGAGTCCTGGCTGCGGCCCCTGCTCAGGGGCAACAGGGTGGAGCACTGCTGGTGCAACGGTGGCCGGGCCCAGTGCCACTCGGTGCCCGTCAACA GTTGCAGCAAACCTCGGTGCTTCAATAGGGGGACATGTTGGCAGGCCCTCTATTCCTCAGAGTTTGTCTGCCAGTGCCCTGAAGGGTTCATTGGGAAACGCTGTGAAATAG ATGCCAGTGCCACATGCTACAAGGACCAGGGCATCACCTACAGAGGCACGTGGAGCACAGCGGAGAGCGGGGCCGAGTGCGTCAACTGGAACAGCAGCAGCCTGGCCATGAAGCCCTACAGTGGGCGCAGGCCTGATGCCATCAGGCTGGGCCTCGGGAATCACAACTACTGCAG AAACCCAGACCAAGACTTAAAGCCCTGGTGCTACGTCTTCAAGGCAGGGAAGTACATCTCCGAGTTCTGCAGCACGCCAGCCTGTGGCAAGG AAAAAGATGGGGACTGCTACCAGGGGAAAGGGCTGGCGTACCGCGGCACCCACAGCCTCACCACGTCTGGGGCCTCCTGCCTCCCGTGGAGTTCCATGATCCTGATGGGCAAGATTTACACCGCCTGGAAGAGCAACGCGCAGGCCCTGGGCCTAGGCAAGCACAATCACTGCCG GAACCCAGATGGGGACGCCCAGCCTTGGTGCCATGTTCTGAAGGATCGCCAGCTGACGTGGGAGTATTGCGACGTGCCCCAGTGTG tcACCTGCGGCCTGAGACAGTACAAGCAGCCCCAGCTCCGCATCAAAGGAGGCCTCTTCGCGGACATCACCTCCCACCCGTGGCAGGCCGCCATCTTCACCAGGAACAGGAGGTCCCCAGGAGAGCGGTTTCTGTGTGGGGGGGTCCTGATCAGCTCCTGTTGGGTGCTGTCAGCCGCCCACTGCTTCCAGGAGAG GTATCCTCCCAACCATCTCAAGGTGGTCCTGGGCAGGACGTACCGGCTGGTCCCTGGAAAGGAGGAGCAGACGTTTGAAGTAGAAAAATACATCGTCCATAAGGAATTCGATGATGACACTTACAACAATGACATAG CGCTGCTGCAGCTGAAATCGGACTCACTGACCTGCGCCCTGGAGAGCAACGCCGTCCGCACCGTCTGCCTCCCAGACGCCGGCCTGCAGCTGCCGGACTGGACAGAGTGCGAGCTGTCTGGCTACGGGAAGCACGAGGCCT CTTCTCCATTCTATTCCGAGCGCCTGAAGGAGGCCCATGTCAGGCTGTACCCATCCAGCCGCTGCACTTCCCAGTATTTGTTTAACAGGACTGTCACCAACAACATGCTGTGTGCCGGAGACACACGAAGCGGTGGGGACCAACCAAACCTGCATGACGCCTGCCAG GGTGACTCGGGCGGCCCCCTGGTGTGTATGAAGGACGACCACATGATCTTGGTCGGGATCATCAGCTGGGGCCTCGGCTGTGGCCAGAAGGGCGTTCCGGGCGTGTACACCAAGGTTACTAATTACCTAGACTGGGTTCGGGACAACACACGACCGTGA